The nucleotide sequence ATGAATGAAATCCAGAAACTGAAAATGCAACTTGAAAGAGCACGTGAATCCGAAGCTACCCGGATTGACAATGCTGAGTCAGCTGATGCTGAGATTCAAGACTTGAGGATGGAGCTTGATGAAACACTCTCTTTAATTGCAAAGATGAAAAATGAGGTGAGCCATTGTAGAGAATCTGAATCACAGGCATTGGAAACAGTTGGTACAACTCAAATGCAATTGGAAGCTGCAAATAAGACAGTGGAAACGCTCCGATTAGAAGGTGCAAAAGCGTCAGAAGATTACCAATCCTTAGCTTTAGAGTTAGAGAAATCAAGGTCTCAAGTAAGCTCACTGGAGGAACTTGTGAGCAAACTTCAGGATGATTTGGTCAGTGGAGTCGGTTTATCTCCTCGCTTACCTGCATTGGAAGTTGTAGAAAGCGAGGAGATAAACCGGCTCAAAGCCGAGCTTGTTTCAGTTAAAGCTGAAGCAGGGCAGCTAAAATCTGCACTGGATGGTGCCGAGGTAAGATATCAGAATGAGTATATCCAAAGCACATTGCAGATTAGAAGTGCCTTTGAACGACTGGAGAACACGAAATCGGAATCTTATCAAAGACAAGCTGAATTATATGAGGAATTGAAAAAATCTAAAGCCGATGTTGAAGAGTTAAGGGCACGACTGATGGAAAAAGAATCTCATTTGCAAGATAGTGATGTGGCTGAGTTGAAGGCAAGATTATTGGAGAGAGAGAcaaaactacaaaatataacTGAAGAGAACAATACACTTAAGATGGAAATAAAGAGAGAGGAGTTAGAGAAGAATAAAATCATGGATGAGGCTGTTGCTTCCGCTGAGGCAGCAAGGGCCGCGGAGCGAGAGGCTTTGACAAAACTCAGCTACATAACAGAAGAAGCTGATGAAAGTAACCGAATGATAACACGTGTAACTGAGGAGTTAGATACTGCACAGGCGTCAAATTTGGAGTTAGAGGCTGAATTAAGGAGATTGAAAGTACAGTCAGATCAATGGAGGAAAGCAGCTGAAGCAGCTGCTGCTATAATTTCTTCaggaaacaataataaaaaaattgtggagAGAACCGGTTCACTTGACGGTGGCTACAACAATTCTACTATTGGTAACAAGATGAGTTCACCTTATTCAGAAGAAACTGATGATGACTCACCTAAGAAGAAAAATACAACCATGTTGAAGAAGATTGGAGTGTTGTGGAAGAAGAATCATCAATAGATAGATATATGCAAGGTTGCGTAACTATGTATAATATGCTTCTTTACGTTCTTGTTAATTACCATGTTGAGTAAATGCTTTAACTCATGTTTGATTGTACTTGTTtgctttatattattatatgttgGGCATCCTCTGGTTTGATCACCATTCAAACAATCCTTGGAGAATATTTGCCTTAACAAAGTAGTGTCACAAATGTTTTGAAGATACATTGTTTTGATCACATTTTGCTCTTcctgttttacatttttttttttacattatctTGTTCTTCCATTAAAATTAAGGGAAATAACAGCATGATTGCTCATTTTAAAACATGCAAAATTCAAGTAAGATTATGTTCTTGTTATAACtttattttcatgttcaatACATGCAAAAATCTatgattatattgttttttattcatGTGCATTAAACATGCAAAGTTTATATACTTATGTTCTTGTTCATAGA is from Medicago truncatula cultivar Jemalong A17 chromosome 1, MtrunA17r5.0-ANR, whole genome shotgun sequence and encodes:
- the LOC25484042 gene encoding interactor of constitutive active ROPs 2, chloroplastic — protein: MQTQKARNGTSGVPRKKSPSNPRTARKTKSSGSDSNSASSSSNPANKTPKDRSPNVKSTQSPISEKNGTNRVHELESRLSQLEEDLKKAKEQLNSSESLRIKAQHEAEDAKNRLLSMSRELEESQRQLLELSNSEDERIQELRKISQDRDREWQSELEAVQKQHSMDSAALASAMNEIQKLKMQLERARESEATRIDNAESADAEIQDLRMELDETLSLIAKMKNEVSHCRESESQALETVGTTQMQLEAANKTVETLRLEGAKASEDYQSLALELEKSRSQVSSLEELVSKLQDDLVSGVGLSPRLPALEVVESEEINRLKAELVSVKAEAGQLKSALDGAEVRYQNEYIQSTLQIRSAFERLENTKSESYQRQAELYEELKKSKADVEELRARLMEKESHLQDSDVAELKARLLERETKLQNITEENNTLKMEIKREELEKNKIMDEAVASAEAARAAEREALTKLSYITEEADESNRMITRVTEELDTAQASNLELEAELRRLKVQSDQWRKAAEAAAAIISSGNNNKKIVERTGSLDGGYNNSTIGNKMSSPYSEETDDDSPKKKNTTMLKKIGVLWKKNHQ